In the Brachyhypopomus gauderio isolate BG-103 chromosome 4, BGAUD_0.2, whole genome shotgun sequence genome, one interval contains:
- the LOC143512353 gene encoding plakophilin-4-like isoform X7 gives MNSYADSGYQDAGSYYSSQTLGKVEVRLQPSYPLTGGTGTGSLLRSSRAEGQASAQMSGVAGGAIPGRAMRRVGSVPSRTQSPAYSSGVSPSRGSLRASPASAYGSPIVTEPKPLSNIFSSTTLPGPQRTSSPYTTQKGSPAAPRRIGGAGRATSPYTGRMGSPLSVVGGEAQPGSGSSPGRPGMTAVPQHYVSTLPRTLLREATEPYATHTYEVYERMVPRPDSLTDALADALPGLRTSYASQHSHHGPDLRSAVSPERHIGPIYEDRTLQGPLYHSPSHVAHTALYRSPSGVGTLQRSSSQRSNMTYQRSSSYALSGAAPYSEPYRTATYRPPEGGYARQAVAMDDSTARSPSIDSIQKDPREFAWRDPELPEVIHMLQHQFPSVQANAAAYLQHLCFGDNRTKSEVCRLGGIKHLVDLLDHKVLEVQRNACGALRNLVYGKATDDNKIAVRNAGGVPALLRLLRKTVDAEVREIITGVLWNLSSCDAVKMTIVHDALTTLTNTVIIPHSGWSSSSYDDDHKLKFHSSLVLRNTTGCLRNLSSAGEEARKQLRCCEGLVDSLLYVIKACVSTSDFDSKIVENCVCTLRNLSYRLELEIPPSRLITTEEVDGSLGSESPSKEADYSCWGRKRKKKRKNLKEEQWDGVGPIPGFSKSPKGAEMLWHPAVVKPYLTLLAESSNPATLEGAAGSLQNLSAGNWKFSAYIRGAVRKEKGLPILVELLRMDNDRVVCSVATALRNMALDVRNKELIGKYAMRDLVNRLPGGNTTLLSDETVAAICCTLHEVSSRNMENAKALADTGGIEKLVNITKGRGERYSMKVVKAAAQVLNTLWQYRDLRTIYKKDGWNQNHFLTPVSTLERDRFKSQPTLPSTSIQMSPVHQTTVSVTSSPAVLGIKEQCSDYQRTQPSMQFYNYQGDGVLKTPYTGSVKTSPFYISSYSSPSREESRRAQHMYYGEEGGARSYEQYGMYLQSPQGYEEPFLGQAVQYSTANYATQPHALKTTTNYVDFYSTTRRASYRTEQYPGSPDSWV, from the exons ATGAACTCGTACGCTGACAGTGGCTACCAGGATGCCGGTAGTTACTACAGCAGCCAGACCCTGGGCAAGGTGGAGGTGCGGCTCCAACCCTCGTACCCGCTCACGGGAGGCACCGGCACGGGCTCGCTCCTGAGGAGCTCCAGGGCAGAGGGCCAGGCCTcagcacag ATGTCGGGCGTGGCGGGCGGGGCAATCCCGGGCCGGGCCATGAGGCGGGTCGGGTCCGTGCCTTCCCGGACACAGTCGCCGGCCTACAGCAGCGGCGTCTCGCCGTCTCGAGGCTCGCTCCGGGCATCTCCGGCCAGCGCTTACGGCTCCCCCATCGTCACGGAGCCCAAGCCCTTGTCCAACATCTTCTCCAGTACCACCCTGCCGGGCCCTCAGCGGACGAgctcaccctacaccacccagaAGGGCTCTCCAGCCGCCCCACGGCGAATAGGCGGTGCCGGTCGTGCTACCTCGCCCTACACGGGCCGGATGGGGTCACCGCTGAGCGTGGTGGGCGGAGAGGCGCAGCCGGGTTCCGGATCGTCCCCGGGGCGGCCGGGGATGACGGCCGTGCCCCAGCACTACGTGTCCACGCTACCGAGGACGCTGCTACGCGAGGCCACGGAACCCTACGCCACGCACACGTACGAGGTCTACGAGAGGATGGTGCCGCGGCCCGACAGCCTGACAG ACGCCCTGGCCGACGCTCTTCCAG GACTACGGACGTCCTACGCCAGTCAGCACAGCCATCACGGGCCTGACCTCCGCTCGGCCGTGTCCCCTGAGCGCCACATCGGACCCATCTACGAGGACCGCACCCTGCAGGGGCCCCTATACCACAGCCCCAGCCACGTCGCACACACTGCCCTCTACAGGTCACCCTCAG GTGTGGGGACCTTGCAGCGAAGCTCCAGCCAGCGTAGCAACATGACGTACCAAAGAAGCAGCAGCTACGCCCTGAGTGGAGCGGCGCCGTATTCGGAGCCGTACCGCACCGCCACGTATCGGCCCCCCGAGGGCGGCTACGCCCGACAGGCCGTCGCCATGGACGACAGCACCGCCCGCTCCCCTTCCATCGACAGCATTCAGAAGGACCCCAG agAGTTTGCGTGGAGGGACCCAGAGCTGCCGGAGGTGATCCACATGCTGCAGCACCAGTTCCCCTCAGTGCAGGCCAACGCTGCAGCGTACCTGCAGCACCTGTGCTTCGGAGATAACCGCACCAAGTCAGAG GTGTGTCGGCTGGGCGGAATCAAGCACCTGGTGGATCTGCTGGACCACAAGGTTCTGGAGGTGCAGCGTAATGCGTGCGGGGCCCTGAGGAACCTGGTCTACGGCAAAGCAACCGACGACAACAAGATCGCCGTGAGGAACGCCGGGGGCGTACCCGCTCTGCTCCGCCTGCTGAGGAAGACTGTGGATGCTGAAGTGCGAGAGATCATCacgg GGGTCCTGTGGAACTTGTCCTCCTGTGACGCCGTTAAGATGACAATCGTCCACGATGCCTTAACGACTCTGACCAACACTGTGATCATTCCCCATTCCGGCTGGAGCAGCTCGTCCTACGACGACGACCACAAGCTCAAGTTCCATTCTTCACTTGTGCTCCGAAATACTACTGGCTGCCTCAG GAACCTGAGCTCGGCAGGTGAAGAGGCCAGAAAACAGCTGCGCTGCTGTGAAGGGCTGGTGGACTCGCTGCTTTACGTCATCAAAGCCTGCGTGAGCACATCCGACTTCGACAGCAag ATTGTGGAGAACTGTGTTTGCACCCTGCGGAACCTCTCGTACCGGTTAGAGCTGGAGATCCCTCCCTCGCGTCTGATCACCACTGAGGAGGTAGACGGGTCGCTGGGCTCAGAGTCGCCCAGCAAAGAGGCAGACTACAGCTgctgggggaggaagaggaagaaaaagAGGAAGAACCTCAAGGAGGAGCAG TGGGATGGCGTGGGGCCCATCCCTGGTTTCTCCAAGTCTCCTAAAGGTGCTGAGATGCTGTGGCACCCTGCAGTGGTGAAGCCCTATCTCACCCTGCTGGCGGAGAGCTCCAACCCTGCAACACTAGAGGGCGCCGCTGGGTCACTGCAGAACCTCTCCGCCGGAAATTGGAag ttctctGCATATATCCGTGGGGCCGTGCGGAAGGAGAAAGGTCTGCCCATCCTGGTAGAGCTGCTACGGATGGATAACGACCGCGTGGTGTGTTCTGTCGCCACGGCGCTCAGAAACATGGCGCTGGATGTTAGGAACAAGGAGCTGATAG ggaAGTATGCCATGCGGGACTTGGTGAACCGTCTGCCCGGGGGGAACACCACACTGCTGTCTGACGAGACCGTGGCAGCGATTTGCTGCACACTGCATGAGGTCTCCAGCAGGAACATGGAGAACGCCAAAGCCCTGGCCGACACGGGCGGCATCGAGAAGCTCGTCAACATCACTAAAGGCCGCGGAGAGAG GTACTCCATGAAGGTGGTGAAGGCAGCTGCGCAGGTCCTCAACACACTGTGGCAGTACAGAGACCTGCGCACCATCTACAAGAAG GATGGCTGGAATCAGAACCACTTCTTGactcctgtgtccactctgGAGCGAGACCGCTTCAAATCTCAGCCAACATTACCCTCAACCTCCATTCAGATGTCTCCGGTCCACCAGACAA CGGTCAGTGTAACCTCATCCCCAGCTGTCCTAGGCATTAAGGAGCAATGCTCTGATTACCAGAGGACACAGCCATCTATGCAATTTTATAACTACCAAGGAGACGGTGTTCTCAAAACCCCATACACAG GCTCTGTGAAAACATCTCCCTTTTACATCAGCTCCTATTCCTCACCTAGCAGGGAGGAGTCGAGGAGAGCCCAG CATATGTACTACGGCGAAGAGGGAGGCGCTAGGAGCTACGAGCAGTATGGGATGTACCTTCAGTCTCCCCAAGGCTACGAGGAGCCGTTCCTGGGGCAGGCTGTACAGTACTCCACAGCCAACTACGCCACACAGCCCCACGCACTCAAAACCACCACCAACTACGTGGACTTCTACTCCACAACGCGGAGAGCCTCGTATCGGACTGAGCAGTACCCGGGCTCGCCGGACTCCTGGGTGTAG